The following proteins come from a genomic window of Leptospira andrefontaineae:
- a CDS encoding acetylxylan esterase, translating to MAISFDECFQTYPPFSPPADLDDFWAESIRELKGFPVKNQTKALLKGTILKETIYDISFQSYGNATLTGSLVIPRKRGDLPVLVYFHDYAKDRPQIIKGLTEAGVAQLILDLRGHGTQLIRPVLKEGEIPDPDWTPGYYRKGLEAKESFFLKANYLDVIRTIEFLRLTDGIDGDKIILAGKGIGASMALFGAANSPRVKALILETPNFCHVDDTQLKLGTSWSKEIAEQIANAKSKKAQVKKNLSYFDSLNFSKKIKIPTLVSVGMDDKVSHPKSVFALFNHLVCDKRMQVYPTEGNEAGIVGDKQNLANLEFSKEILFPE from the coding sequence ATGGCTATCAGTTTCGACGAGTGCTTCCAGACTTATCCTCCCTTCTCACCTCCAGCGGATTTGGACGATTTTTGGGCGGAGTCGATCCGAGAACTCAAAGGTTTTCCGGTTAAAAACCAAACCAAGGCCCTACTCAAAGGGACCATTTTAAAAGAAACCATCTACGATATTTCTTTCCAATCTTACGGGAATGCGACTCTTACAGGCAGTTTAGTGATCCCAAGGAAAAGAGGAGATCTTCCCGTTCTTGTCTACTTCCATGATTATGCAAAAGATCGACCTCAAATTATTAAGGGACTAACAGAAGCTGGAGTAGCACAACTCATTCTGGACCTAAGAGGTCATGGAACTCAACTTATCCGTCCGGTATTGAAAGAAGGAGAAATTCCTGATCCGGATTGGACTCCCGGATATTATAGAAAAGGATTAGAGGCAAAAGAATCCTTCTTCTTAAAAGCAAATTACTTAGATGTGATCCGTACGATCGAATTTTTAAGACTCACTGATGGGATCGACGGCGACAAGATCATCCTGGCCGGAAAAGGGATCGGTGCTTCCATGGCTCTATTCGGGGCGGCGAATTCCCCTAGAGTAAAGGCCCTTATATTAGAAACTCCTAATTTTTGCCATGTGGATGATACACAACTGAAATTGGGAACTAGCTGGTCCAAGGAAATCGCTGAGCAGATCGCTAATGCAAAATCCAAGAAAGCCCAGGTAAAAAAGAATCTTTCTTATTTTGATAGTTTGAATTTTTCCAAAAAAATCAAGATCCCTACTCTGGTATCCGTTGGAATGGATGATAAAGTTTCTCATCCTAAATCCGTATTTGCATTATTCAACCATTTAGTCTGCGATAAAAGAATGCAGGTATATCCTACAGAAGGAAATGAAGCCGGTATCGTAGGGGACAAACAGAATTTGGCCAATTTGGAATTCTCGAAAGAGATCCTGTTCCCGGAATGA
- the folD gene encoding bifunctional methylenetetrahydrofolate dehydrogenase/methenyltetrahydrofolate cyclohydrolase FolD, giving the protein MTAILLDGKKLSQKIKDSIAEEIKTLVASGKKPPKLATILVGSDPASATYVNMKVKSCHAVGMISEKIELPETTTTQELLAVIDRLNADPDTHGILLQHPTPPQIDERAAFDRIDLKKDVDGVTTLSFGKLSMGVETYLPCTPYGMVLLLKEYGIDPAGKRAVVVGRSPILGKPMAMLLTEMNATVTLCHSRTQNLPEIVAQADIIVGAVGKPEFIKADWIKPGSVLLDAGYNAGNVGDIEISKAWEKSSHYTPVPGGVGPMTISVLLLQTLYSAKDHFTPPLK; this is encoded by the coding sequence ATGACTGCGATTTTACTGGATGGCAAAAAACTTTCCCAAAAGATAAAAGATTCTATCGCCGAAGAGATCAAAACTCTCGTGGCTTCCGGAAAAAAGCCCCCGAAACTTGCAACCATCCTGGTAGGAAGTGATCCAGCTTCCGCCACTTATGTGAATATGAAAGTCAAGTCCTGCCACGCGGTGGGAATGATTTCCGAAAAAATTGAACTTCCTGAAACGACGACCACCCAGGAATTACTTGCAGTCATTGATCGCCTGAACGCGGACCCGGACACTCACGGAATTCTTCTACAACATCCTACCCCTCCTCAGATTGATGAAAGAGCGGCATTCGATAGGATCGATTTGAAGAAAGATGTGGACGGAGTTACTACATTATCCTTCGGGAAATTGTCCATGGGAGTAGAAACCTATCTGCCATGTACTCCGTATGGTATGGTGCTTCTTCTTAAAGAATACGGGATTGATCCTGCAGGGAAAAGAGCCGTGGTCGTAGGACGTTCTCCTATTTTGGGAAAACCTATGGCTATGCTTCTTACAGAAATGAACGCAACTGTCACTCTCTGCCATTCCAGAACCCAAAACCTACCCGAAATCGTGGCCCAAGCAGATATCATTGTAGGTGCAGTTGGAAAACCTGAATTTATTAAAGCAGATTGGATCAAACCGGGATCGGTATTATTGGATGCCGGTTATAATGCTGGAAACGTAGGTGATATCGAAATTTCCAAAGCCTGGGAAAAATCCTCTCATTATACTCCTGTTCCGGGAGGTGTAGGACCCATGACAATTTCTGTCCTACTTCTCCAGACATTGTATTCCGCAAAAGATCACTTTACACCCCCGTTGAAATGA